From Camelina sativa cultivar DH55 chromosome 5, Cs, whole genome shotgun sequence:
ttggGTTTAAAAGAGTAAACGATACTACGATGCAAAGAGTACACAACAAACCGATTGATTCAATCGGAGCTGTTAAACACTTGATCAAACAGAGCAACAACGGCGGCGACGGTGGTGGAGTGACGGCGGCGAATATGCAAGAACCGAGTATCGAGACTGATAAGCTAAGCTACGAGATTTTCTCTATTCTCGAAAGCAAGTTTCTTTTCGGGTACGATGATGATGACTCTAAGCTTATGGAATCAAGAAGCAGAGACCCGAGTCCTGAGCAAGAAACGGTGGTAGTGGAAGCTTTAAACGGCGTCGTTCCTGGTTCGATCAAGAACCAGAGAGGTAAAGTTTGTGTTTTGAGTATCGACAGTGGTGGTGGGATGAGAGGGATCATACCCGGGAAAGCTTTGGCGTATTTGGAACACGCTCTCAAATCTAAATCGGGTGATCCGAATGCCCGAATCGCCGATTACTTCGACGTTGCTTCCGGTTCCGGTATCGGCGGTATTTTCACGGCGATGCTTTTCGCGTCGAGTGATGGTAACCGTCCGATCTTCAAAGCGGAGGACACGTGGAGGTTTTTAGCTAAGAAAGGTAAAAGCTTTTACGGCAAATCGTCGCAGGGGATTTTAAACCGGGTTATGAGAACCGGGTCGGGTGGGTCGGGTGGTTCGAAGCTTCTTGAGAAAGCTATGAAGGAGTCGTTCGAGGAGCTTACGCTTAAGGACACGCTTAAACCGGTTTTGATTCCTTGCTACGACCTCACTAGCTCTGCGCCGTTTTTGTTCTCACGTGCTGATGCGTTGGAAACGGACGGTTATGATTTCAAGCTGTGGGAGGTTTGTAAAGCCACGTGGGCTGAGACTGGAGTTTTTGAGCCTGTGGAGATGAGATCAGTTGATGGTAAGACTCGGTGCGTGGCGGTTGATGGTGGTTTAGCTATGAGTAATCCTACGGCTGCTGCGATCACTCATGTGTTGCATAATAAACAAGAGTTTCCGTTCGTTAGAGGTGTTGAGGATTTGCTTGTGTTGTCACTTGGTACTGGACAGTTGGTTGATGTGAAGTATGATTGTGATAAGGTTATGAAGTGGAAGTCTAAGCATTGGGCTCGACCTGCGGTTCGGATCTCTGCTGATGGTGCGGCTGATACTGTGGACCAGGCTGTTTCTATGGCGTTTGGTCAGTGCCGTAGGAgtaagaccatcattagtggagtaacccaCTATAGTTACtctcacattaattaattatataaataatcataaattaagtaaagCAACCCTAAaagaacttaagcaaaatcaaCCTATTATTAGAGAACCCCAAAAAAGTTACTCAAGGCATATTTTACCTTATTAGTGTTTTACACTTGTttaattggttaaaatttgGACCTATACACACTGATTCCTTTGAGTGTAGTTGTTGTTTGGTCAAGCCAAAGTGTAGCTTGATTCTGCCACATTGGCCGGTGATGTTGAGTGAATGTAGACAAACTCTAGGGATTTCCCGGATGGCAATGAGTGCATCCAAGAGGGTAGACCGAACGAATTGCATGATCTCGAGAGCCCCCAGATTGGTCCATATAGATTCTTGATCGAAAGGTTGAGACTTTTCAGAGGTCTAGAAGATTTGTTAATCACAGTTGTTGAGTATCTGTAGTAAGTCCTTCCCTTTGAGACACATGAACCAGTTACCTTCTGAACTATAGCCACTGGACCAGAAGCTGTACAACAAGTAAACAACAGAGTCAAGCCTCTGTTTAAATAGTAACTGGTCTTCGGACCACAGGAGCAGGAACCGCTGCAGGGACAcaaccaaaaatcaattaagCAAGCTACTTTTGAGGTCCAAACTTCATCTCAAGGACATTGCAATTTCAGACACAAACCTGGAAGAAACTGGTTATAACCGGAATGACCACTGTTGAGACGacgacaaagaaaataaaagactaGTAGTGTGTAACATTCTTGTCTCCCTTGCTTACTTTTCTCGTAGAGGACGACgacaaagtaaataaaagacCAGCAGTTTTTATCAAAGagaaatataatttcataaactttGCAGATCAAAGTGAAAACAACAATGCTGGCTAAATACCTCATTAGCAAGCCTTTCACCCATTTTATCAACACCATCAAATGTCAACGTTGCACTATTACTCTCGCTACCTGCTTCATcagtttcatcaaaatcaaaacaacattcTTTGGAGTTTGAAGTGAAACAAACCAGAGCAAAAGCAAATGACAGCAACCAAACTGTTTTAACCCGACATTTACATCAAAAGAGCAACCAAATATCTAATTAGGGCTGTTGTTTTAAGTTGTCCTTATCAACTGTTGGTTGCTCAGCAACCTCTTGATTCCCAAATCAAAAGCTACTTCACAACATACACATTCACATAAATCATTGACACCCAACCCAAGtactttttttaatgtaattatgAGAGGCGACGACATTGAATCTAATTAAGTCTATACGCCCCTGTTTTGATGTTAGACTTAATTATGAGAGGCGACGACATACAAATAGAATCGGAGAGAAAGATACCCAACATACCTTCGTTTTCTAGAGATGAAGCCGCCAGAGGCTAAGACGGAGGAGGTTTAACGGGGGAACATGATGGTTATATTGATCGAGCATCCAAATCGAGTAGATTATGATCGATACACCGATGAAAGCTTGGAGAAAATTCAGGATCTTGAGAACAGAAGCGAATAAGACATGACAACAATTGTGATTGGAAGCCGATCCGTAAACAAATCGGTGTCAATCACCAAAACCCTCGAGTTTAATCGATTTTTCCGGATTTGAAGTGAATCTATCGCCGATTCACCGTTAACCTcaagagagaaatgagaaagggtcgcgaaagagagagaagaaaatgaaaaaaaaaaaaaatttatatatccgACAACCAACCAAAATTTGACACGTACCGTTCCTTATGGGTTGCTTCCGCTCCTTCCTGGAGAAGCGATTCTCGCATTTTAGAcaatattattagattttttaattttttttcggaCATAAATAAGAAAGCAACCAACTGAGTAACTCTCAGTAATCATGCTCTAACTACGTTCGTATTCAGGTATAATGCTTATGTGGTTGGTACATTCATGTGATCATTAGATGCAAAAAtgtgttattacttattagattTAGGAAAGCTGAATCTTGATAGTAATATTAGATTTCATTAATTTTGGGTGATGTTGTTATAGGCGAATGGTTCAAGCTTCGGTCCATGCAAACCGAATATAGACACAGACGCAAGTCCAAGCAATGTGAATATGCTTGTGGGAGTAGCAGAGGATATGCTAAAGCAGAAGAACACAGAGTCGGTTCTGTTTGgtggtaaaaaaattaatgaagagAGCAATTATGAGAAGCTGGATTGGTTAGCCGGTGAACTTGTGCTTGAACACCAGAGGAGGAGTTGTAGAATCGCTCCCACTGTTGCGTTCAAGCAATCCGGCGACAGAAGAGCCGATCAACAGACCATTTTTAAGGATATTGATTGtatgttttgatgattttaaaattgtatagatttgtgttttttaagtTCCGATAAGAAAGTGAACATTATCTTCGAAATAGGCTTTAATTAATCCTAAAGATTGTATGTTATTTTTCATCGACTCAAAAAGAGcttagttataacttataacaaaCTTTGGTATATaatcaaaagatcaaaaaaattgattacctTATGGCTTATTCCATAGAGCtagattaatatatttctaaagCAAGCAGATACAGTTGCAGCTAACCTTTTAGGATCCTTAATCTACTCTTCACTGTTTGTTACAGAATTAATCATTGATTCTGGTAAACACCATGATGAGTTTCATATCTTTGTACTTGGTGATACCTGTGTTCCCATATTGAAAAGTATAATCTTTATTTGGAATTTTCTTAAAAAGGAGAAGACGTGTAGTGAGACCAAATCTCTTTggagatttttaatttgattgggaGACCCAAATCTCCCTTTGTAATGATTTGATTTAAACGTAAGTTCAAAGATGTGAACTTTGGGACCGTAATGAATAGAACGTATCAAGAAGGCTGTTATGAAATCATATTCACTGGGGCTCCAAAAAATTTAAAGTCACtttcttgatttataatttgtttttctttttcaacacaATGTATTATGCGGTTTGATTTTGGGTAGTGACACAACGATGATTTATCACTATCCACTAATATGTCTTAATATTATAccaaattcttatatatatatatagattggaaTGGTTTGTCCGCATACACacacaaagaagaagcaaatgttGTCGTCGTTCTTGTGCGTGTGCTTGTGCATGGACAAATGCACAGTGCAGGGAACATTGTCTATATGTGTCGGTTAAGTCTCAAAATGACCAATTCATCATacattttgttttagattttatcttaaTCTATAAGGAGAACAATGATTTTAACAGATCTTACAGCTAACATTTGGTGTAAAGAAAATACCAAAGATTTGTGAACTATAGTTGATAGTTGAATGTTAGATCGTCGATTGCATATAACTATAGTTGATAGTTGAATTCGTCGGTCTTTAATAGTAAATCGTTGTTTTCAAAAGTGTTAGGTTTTTCTTGAAGTGAAAGATGTTGTAATagggaaagaaaaataaaactatgtaCGTACCTTCTTTGTTGACAAAATGGTATCTTCATTCATATTGTCAAATTATGATTCCAAACACAttagatgatttttaaaaaagatttaagtataattttcaacaaaatcattaaatccTCTCACAGTTGAAATTTACATGGGTCTTAATCTGGAAGTAAGTGGGAAACTAGATGgtatgtagaagaagaaaaaaaagaaaagaaaacaccaaaattttagCCGAGATAGAGATCACTGGaacatacatatttttaatattcacaaatacaaaatatttgtggATGTTGATGaggttaatatataatttccaTACCTAGTTTCCAAACACAATAACTGAAATCAGTTGCATGTGCAAAATATCATGTAAACTGTTAGTAAACTCCACATATTGAAGTGAAACAAGATACATACAATGGACATAGGTTAATATACTAATGGTTTAACTGGGTTCTGCCGAAAGCCCAAGCCTTTAAGGGTGAATGAGTTCTCTATgaagcaccaaaaaaaaacaaaaaaaggaaacaacacATTTGAGTTAAAAAGTCAAGGTGTCCATGTGTTAGGAGAGATGTTGTCGTGTGCCCACAACTCCTATACGAACGACTATATGATTATGTGATACCACACGGGTGTGTGGGTCAAAACTACTGCACGCGATCCTCTGTAATTTCATAGTTGGTCCATATTCTAACGAATTTAGATCATTATGATCCagctaaaaaaatatgtgatatAGAGCTTAAAGGtaatatatattaccttttttttttttgtctaaaaggtaatatatataccCTTGGACATAAATGCGAAAAACCACAGCTGTAAATGTTTAAGAATGCAACATAGTTACATATTCACAATAAATGCAAAACATCAAGAATACATAGCAAAGGCGAAAGAGAAATCTAACGCCTAGCTtcataaatatacaaaaaggaCAAAAGTTTATCGACATAAGGATGATAGGGTGACAATGCAATGACTAAGATCAATGGAGAATGAGTTGTCTATGAAGcaacaaataagaaaacctctttaacaataataaaatgttCATACGTTCAGGTTTACAAGTCAATATATTCATCTTCAAAAGTCAACATAATCATGGAGAGGCCTcatatgtcttttttttatatataaatttcccGTCTCATTACTACGTCTTTCTTTAGAGCTTTCACATATTGCACGTCTTCAGTTTTTATACGTGGTATACAAACAAGAAACGCCTAATTAAATAATGTATATCAAATAGACAAATACTTTCATTAATTGATCCGGGTCAGCAAGGCTCTGaaccaaataagaaaaatactaaACATTGACCGACTATTCAGCGAAagcaaattaaatttattatactCGAAATCTTCATCAAGTAAGAAACTGTGATCAGTCAGACCAATTAAGTAGTAATTCGTCATACATATGACATGAGATGTAGTCATGGTCATGGAGAAGGTGTTATGTTCCTGCATTCTTGCTGACTGATTATATTGTTTAGGGATCAAGTCGTTAAATCTTAGTTGTTTAGATCGTGAtcgtttaatattatataactaacGAGTTTCGTGTttgataaaaatagaaataactaAAGACTAGTAATAGTCTTCTTTTCTAATGTGAtgttatataacttataagtcTAGTTAGACTCAGTACGTTCTTATTTCCAAAAGGATCTCTTATTCGATTTAGTTGGTGTATCATTATTTcgattttgagatattttaattttatttagtttgatttgccgttcagaaagagaaagatcTTATACGCAGAGTTGCCCGTTCAGCAGTACACTTATTGAGATTTGTTTTTGAGTTCTTTTGTCAACCTACTTATTAAGACTAATGCACCGgaatataatgaaataaagAGATTAGAAATGTCTTAGACAATATATTCTTTGATTCTATCTTTATcgctttttttttgcttgtattCTTTCGccataattaaaaattaacatattcttattattctACATCTAGAAGAACATTGCatagaaagtagaaacaaacTACGTCACGAGAACTAATATAGTCGAATAAGAACGTTGAAATAAAGAGAGTCAAATTAAGAGAAACATAATATTGGAAAATCATCTTTTCGACGATTCATTCATTTTCCACGTTGATCAAGTTGTTGACAAAAgcaactatttttaatttttaattttgggacAATGTTATTAGGGCAATTCTCATAAATTATCATGGAAGGTTATTAGAATTTGTATATAATTATCTGTCTATTTacgtttttaaaattataaatttaaatagtaCATTTATATTTAGAGTTAGAGGTACAACAGTACTTTAGTTTCAACAaacattatttacaaaaattaattatacgCAATGAAAAACATATAcgatatatataacttttaacaCAGAAATGTTTTGTGATTAAGAAAATCAAAGCTAGCATGAATTCATGTATAGGCATAATACTTTGACATTTAAACGTATTGGAGTTTGGAAAAACCAAACGATTAGAATGTGACATCTTATTTCATCAAAAATAGGGTTCTCGAAAACTCATTGTCAATAACTTAATTTGCATTGAATGTGATTCGAACTTCTACACCTAATTGAACTTTTATGTACGTTTAGAAGATATTCACAATTTCTGACGTATTGTAAAAGTAGTATGCGTGTAATTTTACAACTCCGAGAAGCTAGGAGATGAGGAATTaagtttaaattatatttatatacaccATTCAAAAAGCCTTCGAGTGTGCAAATAATGTAGCCTACacaaatactatatttttatttttaataataattaaaacttactAAATCTTTTCAAACCGGCAGTTGAACCGATtgtatgtgtttatatatattcttccaCTATTACCGTAGATTTGCTGTGTAAGAGTTTCTTACTAATGATTGTAGATTTCttagaaattaaaattgttttgaatatctcttaaaatttatatttttggtcaaccctctaaatttttttaaagcactCCAAATACTAAGGATGTTTATATGGTTTATCacttattaaaaattattatatataataatatactaattaataatattatttattacaatgTTTATTATAATTGTTTCTTTGAGAAGAAATCATACATATGATATTATAGGATATATACATGCTTATATATGTCTAAATACATTACAAATTCATATCACACTAAGGAACCACCCACCCGGCTTAATATGGGCGGTCTTAatgaatatttctattttatctttatttttgacCAGCTATCAAAGCTACCATAAATGTCTTCCTTCCCTTCTTCATCCTATAATAGtcaaaatcattttatttttttctacttcCTGTTTCTAAGAATTAAATTTGTTACTATGAAAACCATCATTTGCCATGTGTCACATGTGAACTTTACATATGTACAATTttttccattaatttttttttacattaaaatacATCATTATCCAATTTAATCTATCAATAtccattttaatatatataattataaaaaacttATCCTAGTTTCCttttaatatacaaatatagGCATATTAGCTTCCATTTATAACCCTCCTATCCTAATCACTCTCCAAGTCAACGGTCTTCCGGTCTTCCCCCTCtaccttctctctcttctctcacgcTCACTTCGTTGCCAATATATTCCACCAAGAACACACCCAAAACCATCCCTCTCGACATAAACACTTCTCTCCTAACTCCCAAAAAATGGTGGCTGCAAGTCCCGGTGGTTCAATGAAGGGATTAGCCGTCCAAATCCTAACCGGGAGATGGTTTATGTTCTTCGGGAGTCTCTTAATCATGTCTACGGCTGGAGCCACTTACATGTTCGGTATCTACTCAAGCGATATCAAGAAAACCTTAGGCTACGACCAAACCACTCTTAATCTCCTTAGTTTCTTCAAAGATCTAGGAGCCAACGTTGGAGTCCTCGCGGGTCTACTCAATGAGGTGACTCCGCCTTGGTTCATCCTCTTGATCGGAGCCATCCTTAACTTCTTCGGATACTTCATGATTTGGCTCGCAGTCACGAAACGGATCTCGAAACCTCAAGTTTGGCACATGTGTCTCTATATCTGCGTCGGAGCCAACTCTCAGTCGTTCGCTAACACTGGATCTCTCGTCACGTGCGTTAAGAACTTCCCGGAGTCACGTGGGGTTATCTTGGGGATTCTCAAGGGCTACGTTGGTCTTAGTGGCGCCATTATTACACAGCTCTACCACGCCTTCTATGGTGAAGACACAAAAGAGCTCATCTTGATGATCGGTAAGCTcagtttataatatttattgacacgaaacagagtaaaacagaggaaaacagaacaaaacagaggTCAATGGTTATGATTAGTCTATGTATTATCTCAAAAACAATGATTAATGACTTTTTTCTACTAACCGGGGATCTAAACCGGTACTAACTGTATGAATGATTGTATTTGTAGGTTGGTTGCCGGCAGTAGTATCGTTTGCGTTTTTGAGAACGATAAGAATAATGAAAGTGAAAAGACAGACAGACGAGCTAAAGGTGTTCTATAACTTCCTATACATATCGCTCGGGCTCGCGACGTTTCTCATGGTGGTCATCATCATTAACAAGGTCTCCGGCTTCACACAGAGTGAGTTTGGAGGTAGCGCCGCCGTGGTGATCGTCTTGCTTCTTTTGCCTATCATTATTGTCGTCTTGGAAGAAAGGAAGCTTTGGAGGGAGAAACAAGTCGCCTTAAATAATCCAGCACCGATCAATATCGTCACAGAGAAACCCACCTTAGAGGTTAAAGACCAAGATGAGGGGTCAcacaaggaggaggaggagcggGAGACGGTGAAAACGGCGTCGTGTTGGAAGACTATCTTTAGCCCACCGGAGAGAGGAGATGACTATACGATCTTGCAAGCCTTGTTTAGCGTAGACATGTTGATTCTGTTCTTAGCAACGATATGTGGTGTAGGAGGGACTTTGACGGCGATAGACAATTTGGGTCAAATCGGAAGCTCCTTCGGTTATCCAAAGAGAAGCGTAAGCACGTTTGTATCACTCGTGAGCATATGGAATTACTATGGTCGTGTTGTTGCAGGAGTGGTCTCTGAGATCTTCTTGATCAAATACAAATTCCCAAGACCTCTAATGCTCACACTGGTCCTTCTCTTGTCCTGCGCCGGTCACCTACTCATTGCTTTTAATGTCCCCGGTGGACTCTACGTCGCATCAGTCATCATAGGGTTTTGTTTCGGTGCGCAGTGGCCGCTTCTATTTGCTATCATTTCCGAGATTTTTGGGCTTAAGTACTACGCGACGTTGTATAACTTCGGGTCAGTCGCAAGCCCGATCGGGTCTTACTTGCTAAACGTTCGGGTCGCAGGGTATTTGTACGACGTGGAGGCGCATAAGCAAAATAAGGCATTAGGAATAGGGAACGAAAGAAGGGATGGGGAAGATTTGAATTGCATAGGCACGTCTTGTTTTAAGTTGTCATTTATAATAATTACTGCGGTAACTTTCTTCGGTGTATTGGTCTCGTTGGTTTTGGTGATCCGGACCAAAAAGTTTTACAAGAGTGATATCTACAAAAAGTTTAGAGAAAAAGCCTTGGCCGCCGAAACGGAGATGGCAGCAACAGCTACGGCCAGATCCTCTGTGCCGAAGGAAGACAAGGATGATGGAAAGGCAAAGTAGTAGGCTAAGGAAGGGGTAAAGAATTTGGTAGATGATTGTTAAGTTAAAGATGCTAGATAAGAAAAATATGGTCAAGTAttttttgtaaacacttttataTATCTCTCCAATGTGAAACCCATCAGTCCATCAATGTTTTTATaatagctttttgtttttgaagcaATACTTTATATTTGATGTGTTTATCGTTTTGCGTTTTAGGAGTTTGGAATTGGATAGTAGTGAAGGGGTAAAATTTGGACGTTAGGCAAGGGTCATGAGTCAACTCATGACTTGGACTTGTGAGCCACAAGAGCTTACTTTGAACAAATCATTAAAAGATAAAGAACTCAATTATTGCAAGTGGGAGGACTTGGCTCACGTGTGTTGGTGCAACATGGACTTTAATGTCGGTATACACTTGCGTAATCGTAAATCTGGAGCGAGTGCGTTACCATAATATGTGGAAAGTTGAACGATAAACGGGTTTAATatcgaaaaaaaattgaaaacgtGCAACATTTCTTGAAAACGTcgaaaatttataaatctcaaACTTTAGTTAGTGGATATCGAATTTGAAAAGATACACTCGTGAAGTTATTTCACACGTGGGTAAAGAGAATCGAAAAAGACATAACAGTATATTGTAGGAAAGTCggtttcaaatattaattattttaggatgaAACAAAACTCTTTTAGAAAAATGGCACTTGAAAAGATACATATATTGTGTTCAGAGAAATTGTGGTGTTTTTAAGAAGCACACCACGTATATGAGTAAAACTATCCAAACACTTCATATGGGCGGTTACTCTGAATTATAtctatcttgtttttttttttaattttattttaaaacgcTATATATCATAAATGTGATtctacaaaaatgtaaaaaaaaaatctaaatcctatTGTAGaaggattaaaaatttaaaattcgtTCTAGAGAAACTATCCACCCTTGCATGGAAATTGTTGccactttttttaatataatacaaaTGAAGCAGAGCTTCCAAGTCAAACCTTCCACTCTCTGATCACTCCAAATCAACGTCAATTATAACGGTTGTCGCCCACTCGCCCTCTCTCTTCTTTAACGACACATAGACTTCTCTtgctaaaccctaaaaaatggTGGATTCAACTCCCGGTAGCTTGATGAAGAGCTTAGCCATCCAAATCCTAACTGGAAGATGGTTCATGTTCTTCGCAAGTCTCTTAGTTATGTCCATGGCTGGAGCCACTTACATGTTCAGTCTCTATTCAAGCGATATCAAGAAAACTTTAGGCTACGACCAAACAACTCTGAATCCCCTCAGTTTTTTCAAAGACCTCGGAGCCAACGTCGGAGTCCTCGCGGGTTTACTCAATGAGGTGACTCCGCCTTGGGTCGTTCTCTTAATCGGAGCAGTCCTTAACTTCTTTGGATACTTCATGATTTGGCTCGCCGTTACAAAACGAATCTCGAAACCTCAAGTTTGGCACATGTGTCTCTACATCTGCGTCGGAGCCAACTCTCAGGCTTTCGCTAACACTGGATCTCTCGTCACGTGCGTTAAGAACTTCCCGGAGTCACGTGGGGTTATCTTGGGGATTCTCAAGGGCTATGTTGGTCTTAGTGGCGCCATTATTACACAGCTCTACCATGCCTTTTATGGTGAAGATACAAAAGCCCTTATCTTGATGATAGGTATGAACAATATATAATATCGATGAGACTAAATATATAAAGGACACGAAACAGAGTAAAATAGAGCAAAACAGAGGTTAAACTTGGATCGAAACCTAGTATGAGTGGTTTAAACTTGCAGGTTGGTTGCCCGCAGCAGTCTCGTTTCAAATCTGTATCTCACGATTAGAACAAGAAAGATTAAAGAACACCTCtctttattgatttagaaaacttctcaaaaactaaatctctctcttgAGTCTTATGGAACAACTCTCCATAGGCTCTTATTTATAGAACTAGGCTTctcctatttttattttgataatggAAAACTTACAAAACTTGTCTTAAATAGACCTAAttgtattttccttttctctttatcttctagGCTCTTCTCTTCCTAGAGATAACTTCCTTTTCAAGTTAGGAATTATCCAACATTTTCCCCCTTAGTTCCAACTTGAACTTCGGAAGTGTCAATTGCTTGAACTCCAATGAGGTCtctcatttccttgaacttGATCCTTGCTAATGGTTTTGTGAGTATGTCTGCCTTCTGCTCCTTGCCTGGTACATGCTCCACTTCGATTTGTTCATTCTCTATGCACTCACGTATGAAGTGATACTTCTTGAGAATGTGTTTGCTCCTCCCATGGAAAACTGGATTCTTTGTCAAAGCTATGGCTGACTTGTTGTCAATTCTGAGTGTGACCTTCTCTTCTTTACTCTGAATTTCTTTTAACAACTCTTTGAGCCAAATAGCTTGCTTCGCTGCTTCGGTGGCCGCCATGAACTCAGCCTCGCACGAAGACAACGCAACCGTGGGCTGCTTCTGCGACGCCCATGTTATTGGTGACGGTCCCAAGTAGAAAACATGACCTGATGTGCTTCTCCCATCATCGATGTCAATGTTGTCACTGCTATCACTATAGCCGACAATTCTTCTTGACCCGTCTCTCTTGTAAATCAAACCCATATTAGTAGTTCCTCTAACATACCTCAGGATGTGTTTGATAGCTTGTCCATGTGACTCTCTTGGACTCTGCATATACCGACTTAGAACTCCTACTGCAAAAGCTAAGTCTGGCCTCGTGTGTAGAAGATATCTCAGGCAACCAATCGATCTTCGATACTCTGTTGCGTCTATCTCTGCTTCATGCTCTGCTTTTGATATCTTCAGATTAGCTTCCATTGGTATATGCATTGGGTTACAGGCATCCATCTTGTTGTCTACTAAGATTCCTTGTGCATAACCTTCTTGTTTTATGCTTATGCCATCAGTCCCTTGAATCACTTCAATTCCAAGGTAATACGTTAACTTGCCTAGATCGGACATCTCGAACTTTCTTGACATGTTCTCCTTAAATCGATCAATGATCCTCTTTGATGACCCTGTGACAAAcaagtcatcaacatatatGGCTATTATCAAGAGTTCCTTCCCATCTGTAGTTAAGTATACCGAAGTCTCCTTTAGGCATCTCTGAAACTTCATTGCCTTTAGGACGTTGTCAAGCTTTGTGTTCCATGCTCTTGGTGCTTGACGCAAACCGTACAAAGCCTTGTACAGCTT
This genomic window contains:
- the LOC104785525 gene encoding patatin-like protein 6; amino-acid sequence: MQRVHNKPIDSIGAVKHLIKQSNNGGDGGGVTAANMQEPSIETDKLSYEIFSILESKFLFGYDDDDSKLMESRSRDPSPEQETVVVEALNGVVPGSIKNQRGKVCVLSIDSGGGMRGIIPGKALAYLEHALKSKSGDPNARIADYFDVASGSGIGGIFTAMLFASSDGNRPIFKAEDTWRFLAKKGKSFYGKSSQGILNRVMRTGSGGSGGSKLLEKAMKESFEELTLKDTLKPVLIPCYDLTSSAPFLFSRADALETDGYDFKLWEVCKATWAETGVFEPVEMRSVDGKTRCVAVDGGLAMSNPTAAAITHVLHNKQEFPFVRGVEDLLVLSLGTGQLVDVKYDCDKVMKWKSKHWARPAVRISADGAADTVDQAVSMAFGQCRRSNYVRIQANGSSFGPCKPNIDTDASPSNVNMLVGVAEDMLKQKNTESVLFGGKKINEESNYEKLDWLAGELVLEHQRRSCRIAPTVAFKQSGDRRADQQTIFKDIDCMF
- the LOC104785526 gene encoding protein NUCLEAR FUSION DEFECTIVE 4-like; this encodes MVAASPGGSMKGLAVQILTGRWFMFFGSLLIMSTAGATYMFGIYSSDIKKTLGYDQTTLNLLSFFKDLGANVGVLAGLLNEVTPPWFILLIGAILNFFGYFMIWLAVTKRISKPQVWHMCLYICVGANSQSFANTGSLVTCVKNFPESRGVILGILKGYVGLSGAIITQLYHAFYGEDTKELILMIGWLPAVVSFAFLRTIRIMKVKRQTDELKVFYNFLYISLGLATFLMVVIIINKVSGFTQSEFGGSAAVVIVLLLLPIIIVVLEERKLWREKQVALNNPAPINIVTEKPTLEVKDQDEGSHKEEEERETVKTASCWKTIFSPPERGDDYTILQALFSVDMLILFLATICGVGGTLTAIDNLGQIGSSFGYPKRSVSTFVSLVSIWNYYGRVVAGVVSEIFLIKYKFPRPLMLTLVLLLSCAGHLLIAFNVPGGLYVASVIIGFCFGAQWPLLFAIISEIFGLKYYATLYNFGSVASPIGSYLLNVRVAGYLYDVEAHKQNKALGIGNERRDGEDLNCIGTSCFKLSFIIITAVTFFGVLVSLVLVIRTKKFYKSDIYKKFREKALAAETEMAATATARSSVPKEDKDDGKAK